The window ATCAGATTTTGTCCATATTGACTCTGGCAAGGTACGTAGCTGGTAAAAGAGTTTATGTTTGTAGTAGAAACACGGAATAAATGGGAATAAGCTAAATAAATGGGAAGTTTTTGCAAGCAATAATATATTCTGAATAAAAAGCTTATACGAAGGCCCTCCAATTGGAGGGCCTTTTTTTAGTTTTGAAGACATACCGTCTTGAAATATAGAAATCACATGATATTAGTTAAATCTGACACTGTGTCAGTTTTGTGATGGTCGACATGTTAAATCAGGGTTTAACGAGTTGAAAACACTGATTCAATGATGTTTCTCAACACGAATATCTAAAGGTGTGAGTGATGCCAGTCAGTAAGCAACTATCGTCTCCTCTTCACTTGAGTCCTAAACCTTCTCTCAGGGTAACTAAATCCGAGCGCACACGTACTGCAATCCTCAATGCGGCATTGGATTTTGTCTGGGTGCACCCGTTTCACGAAATGACCGTCAGCTCATTGATGGACTCAACAGGAGTGAGCCGTGCGACATTTTACCAGTATTTCAGTGACCTGCATGAATTGATGGAGACCTTGCTGGACTTTCTGCAAGAAGAAATTTTTGTTGCTGCCGCGCCTTGGATTAGCGGAACCGGCGATCCTGTCTCTTTGATGTATGAGGCCCTGGATGGGTTGGTTCGTGTCTGTTATGAACGAGGCCCATTGTTGAAAGCAATATTTGATTCGGCTACTGCCGACAAACGTTTTGAAAACGCCTGGGAAAAGTTTTTAGGTGGGTTCGATGATGCCGGTTGTGCTCGAATTAAAGCAGATCAGGAGCAGGGCCTGATTCCGGACTTTGACCCTTACAGTGTCATGTTTGCGCTCAATCGACTTGATGCTTATACGCTTATCAGTGCGTTTGGACAGCACCCAAGGAAAGAGCCCGAACCAATCCGTGAAGCACTGGCTCGAATTTGGGCTTCTTCGCTTTATGGTGCCGAATATATCGGGACCGGATCCTCGACTCTCAACCGAACATAAGCAATCAGAGCAAAGTAAAATTAATTGTTTAACTTATACGAGGAGAACGTCTAATGAAGAAAGTATGCATCAAAGTCTACTTGAGCATTGCAGTAACGTTTCTCATTACACAGTTTATGTGCTTACCGATTGGAGCACAGGTCAGCAAGGAAGTTCTGGATTCAATTTCGACTCCAGATCAGGTAGAGACGTCGATCGGCACTCTAAAGTTTCTTGATGGGGCGCCCTATCCCGAAACGGCTGACAAAGTTTATGACTACCTAGACACGATGCGCGGTGTGGATGCTTTTCTAAAAGGCATGCCCGGCGCATCCTTACAGGCACTGATTCATGGCAATCACGAGTTAGGTGCAACGGCGTCTCACCAGGTGATGATCATGGATAAACTGATGGATTCCACATCACTCTTTCTGACTGGAAACACGTCCACAATGTATGTCTTACCCACGCTTAACCTGAAACGCGATGGCGCAACTGTGCTCGAAGCGCCGCCGGGCATGCTGGGCGCCTTTAATGATGCATGGTTCCGTTACATGCAGGACATTGGTCCTGCCGGGCCCGACAAGGGCAAGGGCGGCAAATACCTGGTGCTTCCGCCCGATTATGAGGGCGAAATTCCCGAGGGTTATTTCGTTGTCCCATCCAAGACATACAACGTATGGGTTTTCATGCGTGCCTCTATAGCCAAGGGACTGGAGCCGGCGGCTAAGAATGTGGAACAGAACCTGCTGATTTACCCCCTGTCGAAAAAAGAAAATCCCCCCGAAATGGAGTTCATCAGCGGTTCATTTGTTTCGTTCAACACGATTCACGCGAATAACTACTTGTTTTATGAGCACCTCAACGAGTGGATCCAGGAAGAGCATCTCGACATGCTGGACCCGGAAACACGCGGCCTGTTTGCCTCGATCGGTATTGAAAAAGGTAAGCCTTTCAAGCCTGATGAACGCATGAAGAACATACTCACAGATGCAGTGAAGATCGCCAACGCCACCGCCCGTTCCATCGTGTGGCACCCTCGTACCGATGGAACCATGAAGGGTATAAGGATTTATCCTGATACGGACAGTGCCTGGCTGATGGGTTGGGTGGACAAGAATGTTTTTTTTAACGGCAAAGATGGCAAAACCATGAATTCTGACGCTCGCGTGATGTTCCATTACCCCTATACCGCTGTGACTCCGGCCATGGCGGTCAGCAAAGCCGGGGTAGGTTCGGACTACGGAATTGCTTACGTCGATTCAAACAAGATGCCTTTTGATGGCAGTAAAACGTACAAGCTGAATCTGCCCGCAAATCCTCCGGCCAAGGCGTTTTGGGCGCTGACGATGTATGACAACCAAACCCGCTCGCAACTTCAAACCAGCCAGAAGTTCCCAACCGTCGGCAGCCAGACCAAAGGTCTCAGGCAAAACGAGGACGGCTCGTACGATATCTACTTTTCGCCGGAGCCACCGAAAGGTTTTGAGAACAACTGGCTTGCAACCGTGCCGGGGAAAGGCTGGTTTGTCGCGTTGCGGATGTACGGACCGCTTGAGCCCTGGATTGAGAAAACCTGGCGCCCTGGTGAAATCGAATTGGTGAAATAGTTGAGAATTGAACAACACCTGATAGCGAAAAGTCATACACAGGAGAATCAGATATGAGAGCACAATCCAGATTACAGCGATCCCTCCAGGCATTCTTATTAGGGTCGTGCCTTTCAATTTTTGCCCTGACATCGGCGTATGCTGAGGATGCACCCAACGTCACCGCCGACAACTACGTCCGTGCCGAGTCGGACTTTCAGATGAAAGGCTACATCGAGAGCTTCGACAATTTCGGGAAGTTCCATCACAACCGGAAGCCCTATGATGTGGACAACCAGATTACCATTCGGGGCAACCGGGACACGCTCTACTCGTTCGGCGTATGGGATCTGAGGTCTCCGGTCACGATCACAATGCCGGAGACCAAGGGGCGCTACCAGTCCTTGATGATCGTGAGTCAGGATCATTCGATCTGGGGGCTCTACGGCCCCAAAACCGGCACCCTGACAGAAGAAAAGGTCGGAACGCGATATGTGCTCCTGACCATTCGAACCTTTGCGGATCCGAATGACGAGGAAGACATGAAGGAGGCGTATCGACTTCAGGAAGCCGTAGTCGTCGAGCAGGCGGATCTTGGAGAGTTCGAGGTGCCCGACTGGAAGAAGGACGAGGTGGAGAAGATGCGGGAGACGATCAACGTGGTCGCCTCCACCGTCACGGATTCCGGAAAGCTGTTCGGCAAGAAGGAAGATCTGGATCCGGTCTACTGGATGCTGGGTGCCGCCCTTGGTTGGGGCGGACTGCCGGCAGAAGCCGCCAGCTACGTGAACGTTGTCCCGGAGAAAAACGACGGGAAGACCGCCTACACCCTTACCGCGAAGGACGTGCCGGTGGACGCCTTCTGGTCCGTGACCCTCTACGACGACAAGGGATTGATGCCGGTCAACGAGTACAACGCCTACTCCTTCAACAATGTCACGGCCAAGAAGGACAAAGACGGCAGCATCACCATTCGCTTCGGCGGTGATCCCAAGGCGGACAACTTCCTGCCGATCGTGCCAGGCTGGAATTACATCGTCAGGTTATATAAGCCGAAGAAGGAAATCCTGGATGGAAGTTGGACATTCCCGGAGCCGAAAGCCGTTAAATAGAGTTTGTACGTGGGACTGTTTAAATCAACGCGTCCGCTCGCGGGCGACTTCGAAAAGACTTTACAAACGATTTCTATTTGGCTTCGTGGAAAGCCTGGAGGTACTGATTTGTGATTTACCATTTACAACGTTTAGCTTTTAGTCTTGCCATAGCTCTCTGTTGTTCCTTGGCGTTAACAACTCCCGTCATTGCTGAAACACAGGTCAGCGACGAGAACTGGGAGTTTGGCGGAGCTGCTTATCTTTGGGCTGCAGGGGTAGAAGGGACGGATTCGGCTGGAGATGAGATCGATGTTTCATTCTCTGACATCGTGAAGGATCTTGATGGTGGCCTCATGGGCATCATCTCCGCCCGTAAAGGCAAGTGGACGCTGCTTGCAGATATCATCTACCTGAGCATTAATCAAGAAACCAGTTCAACTGCGAATATTATCGGAGTCCCGGAAAAGGTTGATGTTGATGTGAAGCTGGAGGGTTTCGTCTCGACTTTGCTTGCCGCCTATCGTGTCCAGGAGAGTGACATGACCAGTGTCGACCTTCTGGTTGGTGCTCGCTACTTTAGAGTGGATGTCGATTTAGATGTTGATGTTGGGGCAAGTAAGACCAAAGCTTCAGATTCCGGGGATGTTCTGGACGGCATCATTGGTGCCCAGGTGTTATTAAACCTCAGTGACAAGTGGTATCTCTCCTGCTATGCAGACGTAGGGACCGGAGACAGCAAGCGGACCTGGCAGGTATGGCCCGGTTTCGGTTATCGGCTTGAAAAGGTTGATGTGGTTGCGGGTTACCGCCACCTTGAGTGGGAGAGTGATGATGGTGACACTATCGACGACATAAACTTCAGCGGCCCTATGCTTGGTTTCAAGACACAATTTTAACAATTGATAATCAATCATTTTTACAAATTGCTTTCACAGGACAGGCTTTTCAATGGCTTTGAGACTCGCCCACATTTACCTGCCCAAAGACAGTTCCGGACTTTTGGATGACCTGACAGAAAAGTTCAATATCATCGAGCATTACGAACTGGAAGAGAAAAACTGGAACGAGGTCAAACTTCTTCTCGATGCAGAGATGTCTGAACCGGTATTGGATTACATGGAAAATCGATTTGGTCAACAACCAGGTTTTCGGGTGATCGTTACGCCGGTGGAAGCCGTTATTCCCCGTCTGGAAGTGGAAGAGAAGGCTGAGACAGTCGAAGACAGCCAAAAGAGCGAGAATGAAGCAAAGAGAATCCACCGTGAAGAATTGTACGAGGATATCAACAATGTTTCTTCTGTTGGTCGCACATTTATACTGCTGGTGATTCTGTCCGCCTGTGTTGCGGCGATCGGCCTTTTGCGAGCCAACGTTGCCATTATCATCGGCGCTATGGTCATTGCGCCACTGTTGGGCCCGAATATGGGCATTGCGCTTGCCGCAACCCTCGGTGATTCGGCTTTGGCGAAACGATCCTTTAAGACAGTGTCTGTCGGGATTGGCGTTGCGTTGATCATCGCAGTTGCCTTGGGATGGTTTGCTCAGGTTGACGTAACAAATCCAGAAATAGCCGGCCGCTTACAGGTGAGTTACGCAGATTTTGTTCTCGCACTTGCATCGGGGGCTGCTGGTGCGCTCTCTTTTACCTCAGGAGTACCGGGAAGCCTCATCGGTGTCATGGTGGCCGTTGCCTTGCTGCCCCCCTTGATGGTCTTCGGACTGCTCATAGGAGACGGCCAGTTTCATCAAAGTTATCAAGCCTTCCTGTTGCTCATGACCAACGTGGTCTGCGTTAACATTTCTGGCGTGGCGATGTTTCTCTTTCAGGGAGTTCGGCCCAACAGGTGGTGGGAGGCAAAAAAAGCTAAAAAACAAACACGGATCGCTATTGCGGTCTGGTTTTTTTTATTGGCCATGCTCGCCATTTTGATTCAACTTGACTTTAGATAAGCTGGAGCCTTGAATTGAGAGAGTCAGGTGTCCGGTCGGGATCGAACTGGTGGGACAGTAAAGGGCTGAGTGCTGATTTTATTTATAACCAAAATCGCTCAAGGAAATTCCCATTTATTCAGCCTGAAATGCGGAACATTCCCATTTTTTAGAGGGTCTTTTGCCAGAATCAATAAATGGGAAAATAGGGTAGGTCGCTGAAATCGTAAGATTTCCATTTCCCAACTATTCGAGGTCCTACAATTTGGTTGTAGAAACACGGAA of the Deltaproteobacteria bacterium IMCC39524 genome contains:
- a CDS encoding TetR/AcrR family transcriptional regulator — its product is MPVSKQLSSPLHLSPKPSLRVTKSERTRTAILNAALDFVWVHPFHEMTVSSLMDSTGVSRATFYQYFSDLHELMETLLDFLQEEIFVAAAPWISGTGDPVSLMYEALDGLVRVCYERGPLLKAIFDSATADKRFENAWEKFLGGFDDAGCARIKADQEQGLIPDFDPYSVMFALNRLDAYTLISAFGQHPRKEPEPIREALARIWASSLYGAEYIGTGSSTLNRT
- a CDS encoding DUF1254 domain-containing protein; amino-acid sequence: MKKVCIKVYLSIAVTFLITQFMCLPIGAQVSKEVLDSISTPDQVETSIGTLKFLDGAPYPETADKVYDYLDTMRGVDAFLKGMPGASLQALIHGNHELGATASHQVMIMDKLMDSTSLFLTGNTSTMYVLPTLNLKRDGATVLEAPPGMLGAFNDAWFRYMQDIGPAGPDKGKGGKYLVLPPDYEGEIPEGYFVVPSKTYNVWVFMRASIAKGLEPAAKNVEQNLLIYPLSKKENPPEMEFISGSFVSFNTIHANNYLFYEHLNEWIQEEHLDMLDPETRGLFASIGIEKGKPFKPDERMKNILTDAVKIANATARSIVWHPRTDGTMKGIRIYPDTDSAWLMGWVDKNVFFNGKDGKTMNSDARVMFHYPYTAVTPAMAVSKAGVGSDYGIAYVDSNKMPFDGSKTYKLNLPANPPAKAFWALTMYDNQTRSQLQTSQKFPTVGSQTKGLRQNEDGSYDIYFSPEPPKGFENNWLATVPGKGWFVALRMYGPLEPWIEKTWRPGEIELVK
- a CDS encoding DUF1214 domain-containing protein, with the translated sequence MRAQSRLQRSLQAFLLGSCLSIFALTSAYAEDAPNVTADNYVRAESDFQMKGYIESFDNFGKFHHNRKPYDVDNQITIRGNRDTLYSFGVWDLRSPVTITMPETKGRYQSLMIVSQDHSIWGLYGPKTGTLTEEKVGTRYVLLTIRTFADPNDEEDMKEAYRLQEAVVVEQADLGEFEVPDWKKDEVEKMRETINVVASTVTDSGKLFGKKEDLDPVYWMLGAALGWGGLPAEAASYVNVVPEKNDGKTAYTLTAKDVPVDAFWSVTLYDDKGLMPVNEYNAYSFNNVTAKKDKDGSITIRFGGDPKADNFLPIVPGWNYIVRLYKPKKEILDGSWTFPEPKAVK
- a CDS encoding TIGR00341 family protein, with translation MALRLAHIYLPKDSSGLLDDLTEKFNIIEHYELEEKNWNEVKLLLDAEMSEPVLDYMENRFGQQPGFRVIVTPVEAVIPRLEVEEKAETVEDSQKSENEAKRIHREELYEDINNVSSVGRTFILLVILSACVAAIGLLRANVAIIIGAMVIAPLLGPNMGIALAATLGDSALAKRSFKTVSVGIGVALIIAVALGWFAQVDVTNPEIAGRLQVSYADFVLALASGAAGALSFTSGVPGSLIGVMVAVALLPPLMVFGLLIGDGQFHQSYQAFLLLMTNVVCVNISGVAMFLFQGVRPNRWWEAKKAKKQTRIAIAVWFFLLAMLAILIQLDFR